The DNA segment gtacgacttccctcatgtgctacagttttcaccgcggagtgttatgctattagtgttgcggtgcagaaaataacaaatgaaaacatcaaaaacagcatcatctatacagattcactgagcgtccttacagcattaaactctaaaaatgccacggagccactgattggaagcatcatacataatatagtaaaggtcacaacacaaaaacatgttataaaattgtgctgggttcccagtcacgttggcattcaggacaatgagagagccgacatgtgtgctgcacaaaccagaaccatggaaataaaacatgtgaatttgcctcctagggattacatgaagttagtgcatagcagactaagagacaagtggcaagcttcttgggaaaatgaaggacacaacaagctgcataccataaagcccattataaaagaatggaaatcatgccaccataaagagcgttttatcgaagtaattttatgtcgtttacgcataggtcacacacacatcacccataacttcttattaacaaaaaaagacaaacctgtgcgtgaatgtgtggtgaagagctcacagtaaatcacattttaatttcttgttcgcatctcgaagaacttagacaaaaagtttttacggcattttacaatgaacacatcccatttcatcccgcattgcttttaggcgagcaaacactcgtcgaattttcacttgtttgtaagtttctaaagaaagccagtgttttaaatctattataatgtaacctctgtacacttgacatagcatcatctaaccttgtgtttggcgcatgatagccatagttgcttatgcgccataaaaccccatacaacaacaacaCCAAACCAAGTATTTTCTAAACACCCGTGGCCACAAATATAATGAATATGTCTAGTTAGATGGTGAAAAAAatcccaacgacccatctcgatgTTTTATTAAATGCTGTTTCTCGTCCCCTCCTGGAAGAGTTAATTGATTTTTTGTATCTTAGCAACTGACTGGCGCCTAGTAAAGCATTTAGAAATTAGCTTTACAACCACAAAAAAACAACTATGGCTTGAAGGTTGCATTAAACATGTAAGACTAATTATAAACGACGCGTACTAAAAAGAACCGCTCGAACCATAATGCTtgttcaaaaagaaataatttccttCGTCAACTTTAAACATAAGCACAAAACGTATCACAAAAATCAGAGGTAGCATGCATGTATACAAACTCCATCAACATGGACGGTGAGGTGTGTTACAAACAACTAGAAAGGTTTAATTGCACCGTAATGTAGTGAGAGACCTTTTTGGGGAGTGGAATAAGCGACGGAGTTGGGAAAATTGCGAGTTTTCATCGCACGTGACATTGTAGTTGAGTTAAAACGTGTTTTTGCCCGTTGATACACAAACTGAAACGAATCccgccaattttattttttgcctaagGTAGTCTGAAAACTCCTCCTGAAGAtagaaaatatttcacaaaagtAGCTTAAGCCTCATTTTGGGCTGCCAGGAACGTTTACCAgtaactttttttgtcacactgcAGAAGGTAGTTTATTCCTtctattctcttaattcttctgtCCACGTTAGGTCCGCTGTTCGTTAGATTTCGgtagatttttttcagtttttaatggaCATGTAACGCAGTGTCTAGGAGAGCCTCAAACTGAattcttcattttatctttttCGGCAGTACTGTCTGCATAGTGACATGTGGCTAGTTTCTTCTGGTCTCAGCAGAGTTTTGACATATATGTGCCAAAGTGTAATACAAAGGTCCTAAAAAACGTCTTTTACTGCATAGGACACGATTAGCATTATTCTGCGGTATAATATTGTTTCATTTTTAGCAATTTTCTCGAGCTCAACTTCTGGCACGGAGCAAGtcaagtcttcctccgtggcttcTAGACTTGCGCGCCGTAaggccgtgacagtgccatgtgtACCCGTTTGTCTTCCACAGAGGGCGGTATATTTTGCCTAACAAGCCTGATTCAAACCACTGATTTTAACTCGACCTAGAGCAAGTTTCAAAGCAATAACATGCGTATCAAAGACTGTAACGTATCTGAAGTCCACGCTAGGCTGAAATAAAAATCATAACGCATTTTTGCAATCTAAGCCTAAAATATATTGACTTCAGTCTCGAGGCAGACCAGTGTTTCAGTTCGGCTAGTAAAGTTTTTCGGCATTTCCGCACACCACCGGCTTTGAAGAGAATATGTCTTTCGCTCCGCAAGTACCTATCTATGCCTGTTCTTTATCCTCTATATCAATGAACCATCGGCTGTTGAAACAAGTTTGGAAAAGTCCTTCCCCATTTCGGGCTCACAGTGTTCACGCGATATGACCCCAGCCTATTAAAAGTGTTTTTAGACTTAACGCAGTATTAATGGCGGAGCGTATGCAGCGACGAAGAAGGGAGAAATAAGGTTTTTTGCGCTGGAACATTAGGCTGCAGCAGCAATATTCCTCTCATATCCTGACGGTAGTGCGGAGAGATAGGAAGAGGTAAtctgaaaaaaattgccagttATTGTAGAAAAACATAGTTCTACTTTCATCTCTGAAGAATGTTCACTTACGCTAGTGTTCACTCGTAGAGTTTTCAGCAAAGCAACCGGATTACTAATGCGATCGTAACCGCTGCCGACCGTAATATTACTTTCAACAGCTTTTCCGCTCCGTCACTCCTGGAAAGCTTGCCAAAATTAACAGTTCTCGCCTGTTTACACACATCATATTCTTAACACGGAACATATCCGTGAACATATATCTTTTGGAGCGAGTTCGTTCGGCATGTTCTTAATCATAATCCGCCGGATGGTCAACAAGACTAAGTCAAGAAACACACGGATCGGCTCAAGGTTCATCCATCCGTATGCGTGCTTCTTCACTTTTGGGAAGCACATGACAAAAGTAACACATGAACCTCGCAAAAATATTTGATGTCCACTCGGGCCATGAGCTCCGTAGCCTATATATTTTTGAAGGAAACTGTGCATCTTCCCCAGTCAGCACTAGCGCTGCTTATGTGCTCAGTGCCATCCACTGCCCAGTAACTTACCATGGTAGAGAGCCACGCTAGGAGCGGATAATCAAAGCTTACTTCTCCGCATGCAGAGCAGCAACGACAAGGATGGCACAGTCTGCCCAACCGTCCACAAGTCCTTCTGCAATGTCAACGGAGCGGCGCAGTTCTTCTATGACCCGGACGAAGGATCGTGCCTATCTGCGACAGTGCAGAGGGCTCACGTGTGCAACCGCAGTCCGaaccaattcgcctccatcgaggactGCTTGGCGGCCTGTGTCAAGGGCCGGTGGGCTCCTGAGCACCGTTGCGTTCAGAAGCCGCGGTTCGTAGCCTGCACTGCTGAAGACGCTCGCGGTGACTGGTGGTTCCACGACGGCCGCAAGTGTGTCCCATGGTCCTTTGCGGGTGGCAGATGCCTGCTGGCCTCGGCACCCGTCTTTGACACTGCGGCCGTGTGCGGCGCGCATTGCAACGATTCGCGGACACGTCGGGAGCGGGGATGCCTGCTGCCGGTGTCACAGTTGTGCGAACCTTCGCAGCTTCGCCTTCCGttttttgccgctccgtcggtgacGGATAAAGGCACCGCGTTCCAGTGTCACAGGGTGGAGTGGGAATTTCTGCTTCGACACCGATGTTTATTGGGCTCCAACGCCTTCGTCAACCGGGATGAGTGCCACGAAACCTGTCGCCGTCGAACGCGACAATATTGACTGTTTTGTAGCGCTTCCTTCGGGAGTTGTCAAGATCGACATGAGCTCAGCTCATATATCTCTCTTTGTACAACAAAGCACATTATTCTTCGACACCTTGGATTTGAAGGCTTTTCTTCGCTTCCAATGTGGTAGCGTTTCTAAGAGTGAGTACCATAAATGATGCTTTTGTTTTTACACGTTCACAATGCTACCTTACTTTAGCGCAATTCAGATCTTTTCGGATGTCCAGAACGAATAATCGCAAATTTCATCATTTCGATTCAAAACCCCATGTTTATACATTACTGCAAGGGTAAGCTGACAGTAAAAACGGCAGAAATTCTACATAACTCGATTAGGAGCCACGTTCCTTAATTACTGACAACGAATACTTAAGAGGGGGCGCTTGGTTCTACAGCGTCACCTGCACAACATGTGTTGCCTGGACATACGACTCCGGGTGACGTCGCAGCGCCTAGTTAGAAAACACATCCGGCTTTTCCGCCCATATCTGCCAAGGGTGACAAAGCGTTTGTGTATACCGTCACGGTTTCCATAGGCACGCCAAAGTTATGTGCAGCAGCTGTTGGGTTTTGCTAGTGAATCATTTTATGCTGTGTGAAAAATAACTAAAGTACTAATTCTTGTTCGCTGTGCTGAAAAATTGAGTGCTTACCTCTGAGTCTTGATAAATAttgttgtgctttatttttgaatgTTTTGCAATGTGCGCACTGTAGCAGAGCGAAAAGTTGACCATGTTTGTATTGGTATATTTTGATGGAAGGATAGTGCAAACAAGTCACGAGACACTGGAAAGCGCTCGCCGTGTGTGCCTTCAAATGTCCCGTCCTTTGTTTGCACTATTCCTCCATCAAATTGCTCGCTGCATACTAGGCATCATGACAGGCCGTGAAATGCTTGCTATTGAAACATGATCCGCAAGAAGCCTGCTTTAAAATGCAACCGAAGTCTGGTCTTGGGTTCTTCataatagtttagtttagtttatgggggtttaacgtcccaaagcgactcaggctatgggagacgccgtagtgaagggctccagaaatttcgaccacctggggttctttaacgtgcactgacgtcgcacagcacacgggcctctagaatttcgcctccatcggaattcgaccgccgcggccgggatcgaacccgcgtctttcggaccagcagccgagcgccataaccactcagccaccgcggcggtccagGTTCTTCATAAAGTTTAACCGCATAGCGCTAAATAATTTTAACAGAAAACACCATCAAATGGCATGAACAAAAAACTTCTGTGCAAGGCTTCTTTAGATCCAGTTCAAGCAAAAAATGCGAAAGAAGGTGCCCGGCTCTCCCTTTGCATCAGTACTCTTGGAAGCCGAGCAAGCTGTCTGTACAAAAAgatcaaaacaacaaaatcatcGACGCCGGCACTAATTCCTACGCCCGCTATGGCCTCGTTCCTAAAATTTAACGAACGGTCATTTGGCAGTCGTTAAGAAGATCAAATCGAGACTCAACCTAAGCATGAAGAGTCGCATAAGTAAAAGTGAATAGCTTTAAGACCTTTGCAAACATCATACACGTGAAGTAAAAAATTATCTCAATTAGAACCTCTGATATCATTCTTGCAAAATATCAGgagaattttttaattttttgagaaGGCTGGAGATCTAGAACAGGTTGAACCGCAATAGCAGTCCCAAAATATAGGAGTACTGCTGTTGCACCATTTAGTCAGAGAGATTAGTCGCACTGCACGTGTTTcctttttccatgcaaacatctgAAGTTCTGAACAATGGAGGAATTAAATGACGTCCTCGAATGCTGTTGAATTATTTTCATGAATCAACTGAAAGGAGCAGTGCGTGTGCAAATTAACCAGTATATTTACGTCGAGCGAGAAgccgggaaaatattttttttcagatggtcaGGGAATGTGAACTTTGATATACCTATATGTCAAAGGAAACTGCGGTGTAAACTAGCAGCAGGAAAAATAAGCTTAGGAAAAAGTTGGCTCATTGAGGAGGTTGGTCAAGTGCAATCTTTAACAGAGGTAGTTGGACAAAGCCGTCAGGAAAGCGAAGATCGGACATATAGGTTGAGCAAATCTAATTATTATAATTTTAATTGTAGTATCTTAGGGACGATTTATCGAACACGCCTCCTCAACGGAAGGCAGCCTTAATATGTCGTGTCAGTTCTCTCTGGGTGCAGTATTGTCAAACCGTTAATAATTTGTCGTCATTGTGGTCAACCGCTCACCTTGTGATGCTTCTGCACTGGCAACACCACTGATAACAGCGCAATTTCTGCGTACGTGAGACGCAGAAAAATTACTCCCGGTTCTTTGCGAAAATCGAATGTTGTGTTGTATCCAAGAACACATTTGCACCGGGCACTTCAATGATGACCACGTGACGGTTTGTGATGGTGATTTTGCCCATCCGCGGCAGGTTGTAAAATACCCGCCGTATTCCtcgcattttttaaatatttttgcgtCCTTCCTATCTGCTATTCTTATCTACTTTTCTCGCTTTTCCTCCGAGCATAGCAGAGATCCGAAATTGCTTTATTATGTCTAGCTTGTTTTCCTTTGTTCTATTTTTCTTCACAGTAATGCTCAAAAGGCTGGCGACAGGGACATCAGGCGTCCTGAAGAATCTGCCCCTGAAAATTCAAGCAAGTGAAGCAGACATTTAGCAGTATATTCCATTTTTGATacccgtagcgccatctagtagcATACCAGACACCTGTTTCCTCATACATCCGGCTGTTCCTGTGTGTTCACTTCTCAGTacccgtggcgccatctaatcAATTATGGTGGAACCCTCTTTTCTCTACGGCTGTCACGAATTGATTTTCTTGGTACTGGTGCCGTCATCTAGTTTATTATCTTGGAACCCTTTCTTTCCTAAGCTTGAAACGCTGATGTttggtatcaagccacatatatTATTGAAATGTCCGCGTAACTTGGGTGTATCTGTCCAAGTTCGTATTTGAAACTTCCGTCCTGTTAAACTTTAATGATCTGATAACGTCATTTAGTTATAAAATTTAATGAACTCTTGCTCGATGGTAAACTGTGAAACAGCATTCTTCGGAACCACCGCACCTATATTTTTATGTCTGTATTTTAAAGTTGAGACACTGGGTGGAGTTGTCGGAAATATAATAGACTGTTGCCGTGAAAGGTCTGCCTGCATTGAGCTAGCGCTGTTCTTTGATGGAGCCGCCATTATTCTCGCTTTTAAATTTTCTCtgaattttaacgcgagagcattaagaTTTTGCGCGACAGCTTGCTTTTGCTTTATGATATAACTGCGCATGTTCTTTGACAGAATACCAACCCTATAGAAACATAAATAAGGCGAGATTTGGTAGtcaataattgataggcggacacaCTGACGGTGGCTTTTTCACATTTGAAAGACGGCTAGTGTGAAAGCGTGCAGAGTCTTTGGGCGTATTTTCAGcaattcttggtcacattgtgaaACCAGCCAACAGGTACTATAACCATGCGACCAGCATTCTTCTTCCGGCCACCCTTCGTCATTTCCATATACCTGCTCGGTCAACTTACTTCTTGGTCCTGGCGGCTTCGTTAACCTCGGTGACATTGCTCCAACACCTCTGTGAGGCAGGCGTGACCCTTTACTATGGCGTAAAAGCGGACGCGTAAACGACTATCATGATGCCTTGAAGTGTGCTTTCAGACCGGATGTTGTTAGCAGTAACTGCACCAAATATGCAGACCCAGGCATCCACTAACGGCTCGAAAGATAGTCTCAATACAGCCAGTTGCATTTCCAACATGACGCTCATTTTGGTTTGCACAGTTGCCGAACTTAACGAATCGCACGAAATATATTGAATCAACTGTTTCCTTCGGCAATGACTGCAGTGGTACGGACCTGCTAGAGTGCCGGAATGACGTCCAGTTCATGATGCTCTGGACATTCACCTTTTGCCCTCCTATGGGTCGTAACCTAGGGACGTGTGGACTGGTCAACGAGCTAAAGTAGCGGCGCCTAATATCCTTCCGGGCGGGAGCTTATGATGCGCTTCCAACAGGTCCTGAACCTGCAGTACCTCCGCTTGGAATGTGTGCGACTGCGTGAAGTCTCGGTTGATAGACTGCTTTGAGTGCTCCAGTGAGGCATATTCTGCACGATTGCTTCTGCAGTTCAAGCCCTCCTTCCCCAATCCTCGGGAGGAAAGCAGTGCTCAACGTGCACATGTTAGGACTGTCATGTACACTGTGCAGCGGTTCCAGTTCATCATCTCCGGCCACCCACTTCTTCCAAAGCGTACAGGAGCTCATTTGCAAACCATCCCATTATTACACATACTATATTTGCGTCTTCGTTGCACGTGTCTCAAGATGCTGGATGTATTCGTGAATGCATGACAGAGAAAAGCGACGCAGATGAACTGTCCCTCTAGCTGAGGAAGCTGCTTTAATATTCAGCCTTCTAGCGGAGCTACTTTTCTTCGAAGCGTTGCTGCTATTTGGTACCGCACGCCAACGAGGCCTGTGGCTTGTTCCATGCACTTTGGAAGCAGCACCGGTGCGGACATGAGAGCGCGCATGTCTTCGAGTGGCAGGCACCCGGTCCATAGATGGCATTCATACATCGTTATAACTTGTGCTAAAAACGagttcggccccgccgcggtggctcagtggttagggcgctcgactactgatccggagttcccgggttcgaacccgaccgcggcggctgcgtttttatggaggaaaaacgctaaggcgcccgtgtgctgtgcgatgtcagtgcacgttaaagatccccaggtggtcgaaattattccggagccctccactacggacctatttgttcctctcttctttcactccctcctttatcccttcccttacggcacggttcaggtgtccaacgatatatgagacagatactgcgccatttcctttccaccaaaaaccaatta comes from the Amblyomma americanum isolate KBUSLIRL-KWMA chromosome 1, ASM5285725v1, whole genome shotgun sequence genome and includes:
- the LOC144105766 gene encoding uncharacterized protein LOC144105766, yielding MLTSLAMLLTSAVIVVGIHMYARTADMTEDTLSVGGNQVNKLRKPDPRIFDLTLGPPPTDAPAPHQGSLKMKDAPSSPETHTTTQPPTETRSPTTESSGGHTTRTTSKTSLGNMTTEKPTPTRVPEQTTAPDRSPGANETASDKQGMKDPPVPTTNVSDSPSSNDKDGTVCPTVHKSFCNVNGAAQFFYDPDEGSCLSATVQRAHVCNRSPNQFASIEDCLAACVKGRWAPEHRCVQKPRFVACTAEDARGDWWFHDGRKCVPWSFAGGRCLLASAPVFDTAAVCGAHCNDSRTRRERGCLLPVSQLCEPSQLRLPFFAAPSVTDKGTAFQCHRVEWEFLLRHRCLLGSNAFVNRDECHETCRRRTRQY